One window of Desulfovibrio aminophilus genomic DNA carries:
- the nifK gene encoding nitrogenase molybdenum-iron protein subunit beta — MLLRHTKPDVMERTALTINPAKTCQPIGAMYAAFGIRGCMPHSHGSQGCCAYHRSALTRHYKEPVSATTSSFTEGSSVFGGQANLLSAIENIFTIYNPDVIAVHTTCLSETIGDDIPQIADKAAKEGKVPSGKHIIHCNTPSYVGSHVTGFAGMVKAMVHYFAQSTGKRNGSVNIIPGWVEPSDMEEIKRLAGLMGIKSTLFPDTSGVLNGPLTGEYRMFPDAGTPVSALQAAGDAVGTLALGEWASAEAARLLDSKCKVPCKVLDLPIGLAATDRFIDTLRTVAGTTVPDSVEFERGQLVDVISDYHQWLYGKKVALVGDPDQLIALTEFLVSLDMQPIHIVSGTPGKRFEARIKEITESLGRPVNVRCGANADMFLLHQWMLNEPVDLIIGNTYCKYMARDLDVPLVRHGFPILDRPGHQYFPTVGYKGAMRLLEKILSALLDRKDRDDPEETFELVI, encoded by the coding sequence ATGTTGTTGCGCCACACCAAGCCGGACGTCATGGAGCGCACGGCGCTCACGATCAACCCGGCCAAGACCTGCCAGCCCATCGGGGCCATGTACGCGGCCTTCGGCATCCGGGGCTGCATGCCCCACAGCCACGGGTCCCAGGGCTGCTGCGCCTACCACCGCAGCGCCCTGACGCGGCACTACAAGGAGCCCGTCTCCGCGACCACCAGCTCCTTCACCGAGGGGTCGTCGGTGTTCGGCGGCCAGGCCAACCTGCTCTCGGCCATCGAGAACATCTTCACCATCTACAACCCCGACGTGATCGCCGTGCACACCACCTGCCTCTCGGAGACCATCGGCGACGACATCCCGCAGATCGCCGACAAGGCCGCCAAGGAAGGCAAGGTGCCGTCCGGCAAGCACATCATCCATTGCAACACGCCCTCCTACGTGGGCTCCCACGTCACCGGCTTCGCCGGCATGGTCAAGGCCATGGTGCACTACTTCGCCCAGAGCACCGGGAAGCGGAACGGCTCGGTGAACATCATCCCCGGCTGGGTCGAGCCCTCGGACATGGAGGAGATCAAGCGCCTGGCCGGGCTGATGGGCATCAAGTCCACCCTCTTTCCGGACACCTCGGGAGTGCTCAACGGCCCGCTCACCGGCGAGTACCGGATGTTCCCGGACGCCGGGACCCCGGTGTCGGCCCTCCAGGCCGCCGGAGACGCCGTGGGCACCCTGGCCCTGGGCGAGTGGGCCTCGGCCGAGGCCGCCCGCCTGCTGGACTCCAAGTGCAAGGTGCCCTGCAAGGTGCTCGACCTGCCCATCGGGCTGGCCGCCACGGACCGCTTCATCGACACCCTGCGGACCGTGGCCGGAACCACCGTGCCCGACAGCGTGGAATTCGAGCGCGGCCAGCTGGTGGACGTGATCTCCGACTACCACCAGTGGCTCTACGGCAAGAAGGTGGCCCTGGTGGGCGACCCCGACCAGCTCATCGCCCTGACCGAGTTCCTGGTCTCCCTGGACATGCAGCCGATCCACATCGTCAGCGGCACGCCGGGCAAGCGCTTCGAGGCGCGGATCAAGGAGATCACGGAATCCCTGGGCCGTCCGGTGAACGTGCGCTGCGGGGCCAACGCGGACATGTTCCTGCTCCACCAGTGGATGCTCAACGAGCCCGTGGATCTCATCATCGGCAACACCTACTGCAAGTATATGGCCCGCGACCTGGACGTGCCGCTGGTCCGCCACGGCTTCCCGATCCTGGACCGACCGGGCCACCAGTACTTCCCCACCGTCGGCTACAAGGGCGCGATGCGCCTGCTGGAGAAGATCCTCTCCGCCCTGCTGGACCGCAAGGACCGCGACGACCCCGAGGAAACCTTCGAACTGGTGATCTAG
- a CDS encoding radical SAM protein, producing MSRDLSLHPCFNRSSSGSCGRVHLPVAPRCNIQCGYCNRKYDCVNESRPGVTSAVLGPEAAVRYMEAVLEREPRITVAGIAGPGDPMATPDETLTTLRLLKERFPQLLFCLSSNGLALPAHAEALAEVGVTHCTVTINAVDPAVAAPIYTWARDGKVIYRGRHAAEVLIERQLESIRRLKALGLVVKANTIVIPGINDRHVAEVARAVAALGADLHNLIPLHPTAGTPLEGLTEPSRAVMHELREACGAILPQMTHCRRCRADAVGLLGNDLSGEMSGCLQSLARASLSGVPRRPNVAVASMEGLLVNMHLGECHKLQIWGERDGAYVMLEERYTPEPGSPERWAQLAAMLTDCRALLVSALGQNPRKALEASGLAVHEVSGYIPTALDGVYGRADLNGMAAKRKKGAVCCGGGDGGGC from the coding sequence ATGTCCAGAGACCTGAGCCTTCACCCCTGCTTCAACCGCTCGTCCTCCGGCTCCTGCGGCCGCGTCCACCTCCCCGTGGCGCCGCGCTGCAACATCCAATGCGGGTACTGCAACCGCAAGTACGACTGCGTCAACGAGTCCCGGCCCGGCGTGACCAGCGCCGTGCTCGGCCCAGAGGCCGCCGTGCGCTACATGGAGGCCGTGCTCGAGCGGGAGCCGCGCATCACCGTGGCGGGCATCGCCGGACCCGGCGATCCCATGGCCACTCCCGACGAGACCCTGACCACCCTGCGCCTGCTCAAGGAGCGCTTTCCCCAACTCCTGTTCTGCCTCTCGTCCAACGGCCTGGCCCTGCCCGCCCACGCCGAGGCCCTGGCCGAGGTGGGCGTGACCCACTGCACGGTGACCATCAACGCCGTGGACCCGGCCGTGGCCGCGCCCATCTACACCTGGGCCCGCGACGGCAAGGTCATCTACCGGGGCCGGCACGCGGCGGAAGTGCTCATCGAGCGCCAGCTCGAATCCATCCGCCGCCTGAAGGCCCTGGGGCTGGTGGTCAAGGCCAACACCATCGTGATCCCCGGGATCAACGACCGGCACGTGGCGGAAGTGGCCCGCGCCGTGGCCGCCCTGGGCGCGGACCTGCACAACCTCATCCCCCTGCACCCCACGGCCGGGACGCCCCTGGAGGGCCTGACCGAGCCTTCGCGCGCCGTGATGCACGAACTGCGCGAGGCCTGTGGGGCCATCCTGCCCCAGATGACCCACTGCCGCCGCTGCCGGGCCGACGCCGTGGGCCTGCTCGGCAACGACCTCTCCGGCGAAATGTCCGGCTGCCTCCAGAGCCTGGCCCGCGCATCCCTGTCCGGCGTGCCGCGGCGGCCCAACGTGGCCGTGGCCAGCATGGAGGGCCTGCTGGTGAACATGCACCTGGGCGAATGCCACAAGCTGCAGATCTGGGGCGAGCGCGACGGGGCCTACGTCATGCTGGAGGAACGCTACACGCCCGAACCGGGCAGCCCGGAACGCTGGGCCCAGCTCGCCGCGATGCTCACGGACTGCCGCGCCCTGCTCGTCTCGGCCCTGGGCCAGAACCCGCGTAAGGCCCTGGAGGCCTCGGGCCTGGCGGTCCACGAGGTCAGCGGCTACATCCCCACGGCCCTGGACGGGGTCTACGGCCGCGCGGACCTGAACGGCATGGCCGCCAAGCGCAAAAAGGGAGCGGTCTGTTGCGGCGGGGGCGACGGCGGCGGCTGCTGA
- a CDS encoding nitrogenase component 1, producing MQAVAERPESFVSTTNACKLCAPLGASLAFRGIAGAVPFLHGSQGCATYMRRYIISHFREPMDIASSSLGEKQAIHGGGPNLKKGLLNVMRKYAPSLIGVATTCLTETIGDDVPMILTEFRREFGDLPLPEIVRVSTPSYSGTHMEGFHAAVRATVEQVCLEKAAPRRTVNIMPGLVSAADLRNLREACSAFGLPACILPDYSETLDGPSLPDYQTIPQGGARLEDIRAMGGALASLELGRTLGPLSTAGVSLLSRFATPLVSLGLPLGLRESDAFFAALAEISGAPVPARYEAERGRLIDAYVDGHKYVSGKRAVIYGEEDLVVGLTAFLAEIGIQPVLVASGGRGRGLEQAVREVCEDLCRETPLVREGADFFDIAGEAEGLAPDLMVGNSKGFRSARSWGIPLVRVGFPIHDRFGGPRIPHLLYQGAQHLFDTVVNALMEQKQLSTDIGYGYI from the coding sequence ATGCAGGCCGTAGCCGAACGTCCCGAATCCTTCGTCTCCACCACCAACGCCTGCAAGCTCTGCGCGCCGCTGGGCGCGAGCCTGGCCTTCCGGGGCATCGCCGGGGCCGTGCCCTTCCTGCACGGCTCCCAGGGCTGCGCCACCTACATGCGGCGCTACATCATCAGCCACTTCCGCGAGCCCATGGACATCGCCTCCTCGTCCCTGGGCGAGAAGCAGGCCATCCACGGCGGCGGGCCGAACCTCAAGAAGGGCCTGCTGAACGTCATGCGCAAATACGCCCCGAGCCTCATCGGCGTGGCCACCACCTGCCTCACCGAGACCATCGGCGACGACGTGCCCATGATCCTCACCGAGTTCCGGCGCGAATTCGGCGACCTGCCCCTGCCCGAGATCGTCCGCGTCTCCACGCCCAGCTACTCCGGGACGCACATGGAGGGCTTCCACGCCGCCGTGCGGGCCACGGTGGAGCAGGTCTGCCTGGAGAAGGCCGCGCCCCGACGCACGGTCAACATCATGCCCGGCCTGGTCTCGGCCGCGGACCTGCGCAACCTGCGCGAGGCCTGCTCGGCCTTCGGGCTCCCGGCCTGCATCCTGCCGGACTACTCCGAGACCCTCGACGGCCCCTCGCTGCCCGACTACCAGACCATCCCCCAGGGCGGCGCGCGGCTGGAGGACATCCGGGCCATGGGCGGCGCGCTGGCCTCGCTGGAGCTGGGCCGCACCCTGGGCCCCCTGTCCACCGCCGGGGTTTCGCTCCTGTCGCGCTTCGCCACCCCGCTCGTGTCCCTGGGGCTGCCCCTGGGCCTGCGGGAGAGCGACGCCTTCTTCGCGGCCCTGGCCGAAATATCCGGCGCGCCGGTCCCGGCCCGCTACGAGGCCGAACGCGGGCGGCTCATCGACGCCTACGTGGACGGCCACAAGTACGTCTCGGGCAAGCGCGCCGTGATCTATGGCGAGGAGGACCTGGTGGTGGGCCTGACCGCCTTCCTGGCCGAAATCGGCATCCAGCCGGTGCTGGTGGCCTCGGGCGGCCGGGGCCGGGGACTGGAGCAGGCGGTGCGGGAGGTCTGCGAAGACCTGTGTCGCGAAACGCCCCTGGTGCGCGAGGGCGCGGACTTCTTCGACATCGCCGGGGAGGCCGAAGGCCTCGCGCCCGACCTCATGGTGGGCAACTCCAAGGGATTCCGCTCGGCCCGGAGCTGGGGCATCCCCCTGGTGCGCGTGGGCTTCCCGATCCACGACCGCTTCGGCGGCCCGCGCATCCCCCACCTGCTGTACCAGGGCGCGCAGCACCTGTTCGACACCGTGGTCAACGCCCTCATGGAACAGAAGCAGCTGTCCACCGACATCGGCTACGGATACATCTAA
- the nifH gene encoding nitrogenase iron protein produces MRKIAIYGKGGIGKSTTTQNTVAGLAEMGRKVMVVGCDPKADSTRLLLGGLAQKSVLDTLRDEGEDVDLADIRKPGYGSTWCVESGGPEPGVGCAGRGIITSINMLEQLGAYEKSEGLDYAFYDVLGDVVCGGFAMPIRDGKAEEIYIVCSGEMMAMYAANNICKGIMKYAQSGNVRLGGLICNSRKVDNEKEMIEELARKIGTQMIYFVPRDNMVQRAEINRKTVIEYDPAAEQADHYRNLAKAIDGNKMFVIPKPLQIDELEKLLMDFGLMAA; encoded by the coding sequence ATGCGCAAGATAGCGATCTACGGCAAGGGCGGAATCGGCAAGTCCACCACCACCCAGAACACCGTCGCGGGCCTGGCCGAGATGGGCCGCAAGGTCATGGTCGTCGGCTGCGACCCCAAGGCCGACTCCACCCGGCTGCTCCTGGGCGGCCTGGCCCAGAAGTCGGTGCTCGACACCCTGCGCGACGAGGGCGAGGACGTGGACCTCGCCGACATCCGCAAGCCCGGCTACGGCAGCACCTGGTGCGTGGAGTCCGGCGGCCCGGAGCCCGGCGTGGGCTGCGCGGGCCGAGGCATCATCACGTCCATCAACATGCTCGAGCAGCTGGGCGCGTACGAGAAGAGCGAAGGCCTGGACTACGCCTTCTACGACGTGCTCGGCGACGTGGTCTGCGGCGGCTTCGCCATGCCCATCCGCGACGGCAAGGCCGAGGAGATCTACATCGTCTGCTCCGGCGAGATGATGGCCATGTATGCGGCCAACAACATCTGCAAGGGCATCATGAAGTACGCCCAGTCCGGCAACGTGCGCCTGGGCGGCCTCATCTGCAACAGCCGCAAGGTGGACAACGAGAAGGAGATGATCGAGGAGCTGGCCCGCAAGATCGGCACCCAGATGATCTACTTCGTGCCCCGCGACAACATGGTCCAGCGGGCCGAGATCAACCGCAAGACCGTCATCGAGTACGACCCCGCGGCCGAGCAGGCCGACCACTACCGCAACCTGGCCAAGGCCATCGACGGGAACAAGATGTTCGTCATCCCCAAGCCGCTCCAGATCGACGAGCTGGAGAAGCTGCTCATGGACTTCGGCCTCATGGCGGCCTAG
- a CDS encoding P-II family nitrogen regulator: MIMIRAIVRPEKTDAVLAALLDAGFPAVTKFGVAGRGKQRGIKIGEITYDEIPKTLLMSVVPAQDKDFVIATIMKAARTGEKGAFGDGKIFVSPVEEVHTISSGVKEAADGGPA, from the coding sequence ATGATCATGATTCGAGCCATCGTCCGGCCGGAAAAGACCGACGCGGTGCTGGCGGCCCTTCTGGACGCCGGTTTCCCGGCCGTGACCAAGTTCGGCGTGGCCGGGCGCGGCAAGCAGCGGGGCATCAAGATCGGCGAGATCACCTACGACGAGATTCCCAAGACCCTGCTCATGAGCGTGGTGCCCGCCCAGGACAAGGACTTCGTCATCGCCACCATCATGAAGGCCGCCCGCACCGGCGAGAAGGGGGCCTTCGGCGACGGCAAGATCTTCGTCTCCCCCGTGGAGGAGGTCCACACCATCAGCTCCGGCGTCAAGGAAGCCGCCGACGGAGGCCCGGCATGA
- a CDS encoding ferredoxin, whose amino-acid sequence MEKPTHHIIVCASFRVAGEPKGACHKKGSVALLPYLEEQVLDRGLDALVSACGCMKQCEDGPMLVVYPENHWYGHVEGEDAVDAILDALEKGEVCPDYALA is encoded by the coding sequence ATGGAAAAGCCCACCCACCACATCATCGTCTGCGCCAGCTTCCGCGTGGCCGGGGAGCCCAAGGGCGCGTGCCACAAGAAGGGCTCCGTGGCGCTCCTGCCCTACCTGGAGGAGCAGGTGCTCGACCGGGGCCTGGACGCCCTGGTCAGCGCCTGCGGCTGCATGAAGCAATGCGAGGACGGCCCCATGCTGGTCGTCTACCCCGAGAACCACTGGTACGGCCACGTGGAGGGGGAGGACGCCGTGGACGCCATCCTGGACGCCCTGGAAAAGGGCGAGGTCTGCCCCGACTACGCCCTGGCCTAG
- a CDS encoding LeuA family protein yields MLIDTTLREGEQLYAAYFTWEEKAAILEGLAVLGVEEIEVGYAGQEGLRRLLRLARRAAPGARLSVWCPCRAQDALLALDCGADVVHMGLPASDRHRDSRLHLSRGGLLRRLESVLRELEDHGRATLSLGLEDVSSADPDYSLALAREARSMGVSRVRLADTLGSLAPEDMAGLMRRFRAELDCAVAVHCHDDFGMATANAVTALLNGADQADASLLGIGERAGVAALEELAAWLGVRAPERLRRAYDLSILPGLCSLVSRVVDVAVPRTKAVVGRDIFAVESGLHAHGVARDPSLFEPFSPEIVSARRVLALGKKSGRAAVRQGLSSLGLRLPDELLPWLVRLVRRESESLGRPLSDEEFAALAGGR; encoded by the coding sequence ATGCTCATCGACACGACCCTGCGCGAGGGCGAACAGCTCTACGCCGCCTATTTCACCTGGGAGGAGAAGGCCGCCATCCTGGAGGGCCTGGCCGTCCTGGGAGTGGAGGAGATCGAGGTCGGCTACGCGGGCCAGGAGGGCTTGCGCCGCCTGCTGCGGCTGGCCCGGCGCGCCGCGCCCGGGGCCCGGCTCTCGGTCTGGTGTCCCTGCCGGGCCCAGGACGCCCTGCTGGCCCTGGATTGCGGCGCGGACGTGGTCCACATGGGCCTGCCCGCCTCGGACCGGCACCGCGACTCGCGGCTTCATTTGTCGCGGGGGGGGCTGCTCCGGCGGCTGGAGTCCGTGCTGCGGGAGCTCGAGGACCACGGCCGGGCCACGCTGTCCCTGGGCCTGGAGGACGTGTCCTCGGCCGACCCGGACTACTCCCTGGCCCTGGCCAGGGAGGCCCGGAGCATGGGCGTCTCGCGCGTGCGTCTCGCGGACACCCTGGGGAGCCTCGCTCCGGAGGACATGGCCGGGCTCATGCGCCGTTTCCGGGCGGAGCTGGATTGCGCCGTGGCCGTGCACTGCCACGACGACTTCGGCATGGCCACGGCCAACGCGGTCACGGCCCTGCTGAACGGCGCGGACCAGGCCGACGCCAGTCTGCTGGGGATCGGCGAGCGGGCCGGGGTGGCGGCCCTGGAGGAACTGGCCGCCTGGCTCGGCGTGCGCGCGCCGGAGCGGCTGCGCCGGGCCTACGACCTCTCCATCCTGCCGGGGTTGTGTTCCCTGGTTTCGCGCGTGGTCGACGTGGCCGTGCCGCGCACCAAGGCCGTGGTGGGCCGGGACATCTTCGCCGTGGAGAGCGGGCTGCACGCCCACGGCGTGGCCCGGGACCCGTCGCTGTTCGAGCCCTTCTCGCCGGAGATCGTGTCCGCCCGGCGCGTCCTGGCCCTGGGCAAGAAGAGCGGCCGGGCCGCCGTGCGCCAGGGCCTGTCGAGCCTCGGGCTGCGCCTCCCGGACGAACTCCTGCCCTGGCTGGTGCGCCTGGTGCGCCGCGAGTCCGAGAGCCTGGGGCGTCCCCTGTCCGACGAGGAGTTCGCCGCCCTGGCCGGAGGCCGGTGA
- the nifE gene encoding nitrogenase iron-molybdenum cofactor biosynthesis protein NifE, giving the protein MTLDILDDRRDQIRRIGEGEFSIACNRESLAGAVSQRACVFCGSRVVLYPIADALHLVHGPIGCAAYTWDIRGALSSGPELHRLSFSTDLKERDIIFGGEKKLEAALRELIARHDPAGAFVYSTCIVGLIGDDLRAVCRRVAADTGIPVIPVQSEGFKGNKRAGYEAACAALDELVGTGGTEGVPPVSVNILGDFNLAGEIWVVRDYFQRLGVQVVANVTGDGRIADIRRAHGAGLNVVQCSGATMELAQRMKKRFGIPFIKVSYFGVEDMADALYAVAKHFEPIAPGITERAAALVREEVSGLMPRLAEFRRDLEGKRAAIFVGGAFKAFSLIKAFRHLGMRVVMAGSQTGTEEDYAELAAICDPGTIIVDDANPLELSQIIKEKDVDILVGGVKERPIAYKLGVGFCDHNHERKECLEGFVGMENFAREVHATVMSPVWRFTPRRELREDTSCRP; this is encoded by the coding sequence ATGACCCTCGACATACTGGATGACAGACGCGACCAGATCCGCCGCATCGGCGAGGGCGAATTCAGCATCGCCTGCAACCGCGAAAGCCTGGCCGGGGCCGTGAGCCAGCGGGCCTGCGTCTTCTGCGGCTCGCGCGTGGTGCTCTATCCCATCGCCGACGCCCTGCACCTGGTGCACGGCCCCATCGGCTGCGCGGCCTACACCTGGGACATCCGGGGCGCGCTCTCCTCCGGCCCGGAGCTGCACCGCCTGTCCTTCTCCACGGACCTCAAGGAGCGGGACATCATCTTCGGCGGGGAGAAGAAGCTCGAGGCCGCCCTGCGCGAACTCATCGCCCGCCACGACCCCGCCGGGGCCTTCGTCTATTCCACCTGCATCGTGGGCCTCATCGGCGACGACCTGCGCGCCGTGTGCAGGCGCGTGGCCGCCGACACCGGCATCCCGGTGATCCCGGTGCAGTCCGAGGGCTTCAAGGGCAACAAGCGGGCGGGCTACGAGGCCGCCTGCGCGGCCCTGGACGAGCTGGTGGGCACGGGCGGCACGGAAGGCGTCCCGCCGGTGTCCGTGAACATCCTGGGCGACTTCAACCTCGCCGGCGAAATCTGGGTGGTGCGCGACTACTTCCAGCGCCTGGGCGTCCAGGTGGTGGCCAACGTCACCGGCGACGGCCGCATCGCCGACATCCGCCGGGCCCACGGCGCGGGCCTGAACGTGGTCCAGTGCTCCGGGGCCACCATGGAGCTGGCCCAGCGGATGAAGAAGCGCTTCGGCATCCCCTTCATCAAGGTCTCCTATTTCGGCGTGGAGGACATGGCCGACGCGCTTTACGCCGTGGCCAAGCATTTCGAGCCCATCGCCCCCGGCATCACCGAACGCGCGGCCGCGCTGGTGCGCGAGGAGGTCTCCGGACTCATGCCCCGGCTGGCCGAGTTCCGCCGCGACCTGGAGGGCAAGCGCGCGGCCATCTTCGTGGGCGGGGCCTTCAAGGCCTTCTCCCTGATCAAGGCCTTCCGCCACCTGGGCATGCGGGTGGTCATGGCCGGATCCCAGACCGGCACCGAGGAGGACTACGCCGAGCTGGCCGCCATCTGCGACCCCGGCACCATCATCGTGGACGACGCCAATCCCCTGGAGCTGTCCCAGATCATCAAGGAGAAGGACGTGGACATCCTGGTGGGCGGCGTCAAGGAACGGCCCATCGCCTACAAGCTCGGGGTGGGCTTCTGCGACCACAATCACGAACGCAAGGAATGCCTGGAAGGCTTCGTGGGCATGGAGAACTTCGCCCGCGAGGTCCACGCAACGGTCATGAGTCCGGTGTGGCGCTTCACGCCCCGCCGCGAGCTCCGGGAGGACACGTCATGCAGGCCGTAG
- a CDS encoding P-II family nitrogen regulator → MKEIMAVIRMNMMNQTKQALTAAGVSAFFAQDAQGRGKGLVNPALLEGAGQGVEEAAALLGEKGRLFPKRVLTVVVDDPDVDAVVAAITQVNQTGRPGDGKIFVMPVGDAARVRTAETGLKAIE, encoded by the coding sequence ATGAAGGAGATCATGGCCGTCATCCGCATGAACATGATGAACCAGACCAAGCAGGCCCTCACCGCGGCGGGCGTCTCGGCCTTCTTCGCCCAGGACGCCCAGGGCCGGGGCAAGGGCCTGGTGAACCCCGCCCTGCTGGAGGGCGCGGGCCAGGGCGTGGAGGAGGCCGCGGCGCTGCTCGGCGAGAAGGGCCGCCTCTTTCCCAAGCGCGTGCTCACGGTGGTCGTGGACGACCCGGACGTGGACGCCGTGGTGGCCGCCATCACCCAGGTCAACCAGACCGGCAGGCCCGGCGACGGCAAGATCTTCGTCATGCCGGTGGGCGACGCCGCCCGCGTGCGCACCGCCGAGACGGGCCTCAAGGCCATCGAGTAG
- a CDS encoding GNAT family N-acetyltransferase yields MRCSATIRRARPGDVEALVGLLGLLFDLESDFRPEPSRQRHGLDLMLRDPLHRRVSVAELGGEVVGMATAQLLVSTAQGGPAALVEDVVVGPGHRRLGLGRALMKDIEVWAAGAGATRLQLLTDRDNAPAFGFYASCGWRSTALVCLRRNLKLEARLP; encoded by the coding sequence ATGCGCTGCTCCGCGACCATCCGGCGGGCCCGTCCCGGCGACGTCGAGGCCCTTGTCGGGCTTCTGGGCCTGCTCTTCGACCTGGAGAGCGACTTCCGGCCGGAGCCGTCGCGGCAGCGCCATGGGCTGGACCTCATGCTCCGCGATCCGCTCCACCGCCGCGTGTCCGTGGCCGAACTCGGCGGCGAGGTGGTCGGCATGGCCACGGCCCAGCTGCTCGTCTCCACCGCCCAGGGCGGCCCGGCCGCCCTGGTGGAGGACGTGGTGGTGGGGCCCGGCCACCGGCGCCTGGGCCTCGGCCGGGCGCTCATGAAGGACATCGAGGTCTGGGCCGCCGGAGCCGGGGCCACGCGGCTCCAGCTCCTGACCGACCGCGACAACGCCCCGGCCTTCGGCTTCTACGCCTCCTGCGGCTGGCGAAGCACCGCGCTCGTCTGCCTGCGCCGGAACCTCAAGCTTGAAGCGAGACTGCCATGA
- the nifD gene encoding nitrogenase molybdenum-iron protein alpha chain, whose amino-acid sequence MSVIKKKSGALPDPEKVKSEILAKYPPKVARKRAKQIVTTAPDMETPPEIMANVRTIPGIMTMRGCTYAGCKGVILGPTRDIVNITHGPIGCGFYSWLTRRNQTRPATPESENFMTYCFSTDMQDENIIFGGEKKLRAAIQEAYDLFRPKAIAVFSTCPVGLIGDDVHAISREMKEKLGINVFAFSCEGYKGVSQSAGHHIANNQIFTHVVGKDDTAPEGRFRITMLGEYNIGGDAFEIERLLEKCGITLVATFSGNSTYDQFARAHTADLCTVMCHRSINYVADMLETKYGIPWIKVNFIGAKATAKSLRRIAAYFEDKELIDRVERVIAEEMPAVEAAREAVLPRTTGKTAMLFVGGSRAHHYQELFKEMGMKTLSAGYEFGHRDDYEGRRVIPDIKVDADSRNIEEIEVSADEKRFRARKTGEQLRRLESEGVSFKEYEGLMADMKDNPAAVIDDLNQYEAEKLVEAYRPDIFCAGIKEKFSIQKLGIPMKQLHSYDSGGPYAGFTGAVNFYKEIDRLVNSKVFAYAKAPWQKNPELSATYVWE is encoded by the coding sequence ATGTCCGTCATCAAGAAGAAGAGCGGCGCGCTGCCGGACCCGGAAAAGGTCAAGAGCGAGATCCTGGCCAAGTACCCGCCCAAGGTGGCCAGGAAGCGCGCCAAGCAGATCGTGACCACAGCCCCGGATATGGAGACGCCGCCCGAGATCATGGCCAACGTGCGCACCATCCCGGGCATCATGACCATGCGCGGCTGCACCTACGCGGGCTGCAAGGGCGTCATCCTGGGCCCCACCCGCGACATCGTGAACATCACCCACGGCCCCATCGGCTGCGGGTTCTACTCCTGGCTCACCCGGCGCAACCAGACCAGGCCCGCCACGCCGGAGAGCGAGAACTTCATGACCTACTGCTTCTCCACCGACATGCAGGATGAGAACATCATCTTCGGCGGCGAGAAGAAGCTCCGGGCGGCCATCCAGGAGGCCTACGACCTGTTCAGGCCCAAGGCCATCGCCGTGTTCTCCACCTGTCCGGTGGGCCTCATCGGCGACGACGTGCACGCCATATCGCGCGAGATGAAGGAGAAGCTCGGCATCAACGTCTTCGCCTTCTCCTGCGAGGGCTACAAGGGCGTGTCCCAGTCCGCCGGGCACCACATCGCCAACAACCAGATCTTCACCCACGTGGTGGGCAAGGACGACACGGCCCCCGAGGGCCGGTTCCGCATCACCATGCTGGGCGAATACAACATCGGCGGCGACGCCTTCGAGATCGAACGGCTGCTGGAGAAATGCGGCATCACCCTGGTGGCCACCTTCAGCGGCAACTCCACCTACGACCAGTTCGCCCGGGCCCACACCGCCGACCTCTGCACGGTCATGTGCCACCGCTCCATCAACTACGTGGCCGACATGCTGGAGACCAAGTACGGCATCCCCTGGATCAAGGTGAACTTCATCGGGGCCAAGGCCACGGCCAAGTCGCTGCGGCGCATCGCGGCCTACTTCGAGGACAAGGAGCTCATCGACCGGGTGGAGCGGGTCATCGCCGAGGAGATGCCCGCCGTGGAGGCCGCGCGCGAGGCGGTCCTGCCCCGCACCACGGGCAAGACCGCCATGCTCTTCGTGGGCGGCTCGCGGGCCCACCACTACCAGGAACTGTTCAAGGAGATGGGCATGAAGACCCTTTCCGCTGGCTACGAATTCGGCCACCGCGACGACTACGAGGGCCGCCGCGTGATCCCGGACATCAAGGTGGACGCCGACTCCCGCAACATCGAGGAGATCGAGGTCAGCGCCGACGAGAAGCGCTTCCGGGCCCGCAAGACCGGGGAGCAGCTGCGGCGGCTCGAGTCCGAGGGCGTGTCCTTCAAGGAGTACGAGGGCCTCATGGCCGACATGAAGGACAACCCGGCCGCCGTCATCGACGACCTGAACCAGTACGAGGCCGAGAAGCTCGTCGAGGCCTACCGGCCCGACATCTTCTGCGCCGGGATCAAGGAGAAGTTCTCGATCCAGAAGCTGGGCATCCCCATGAAGCAGCTGCACAGCTACGACTCCGGCGGCCCCTACGCCGGATTCACGGGCGCGGTGAACTTCTACAAGGAGATCGACCGGCTGGTGAACTCCAAGGTCTTCGCCTACGCCAAGGCCCCCTGGCAGAAGAACCCGGAACTCTCGGCCACCTACGTCTGGGAATAA